The Bombyx mori chromosome 14, ASM3026992v2 DNA segment TAATCACAAActgtaaatttcaattataaccacgcagtgtaaacgaatgccatacgataaataaataaataaatttaattaatttgtaatctattaatataagtttatttgttaattaaattcacACATTTCGTAAGTAATACCATTGTGTAAGATGTGTGAAGAGCACTTCTAACACTGCATGCAGTTTGTACTAGTCTTTGAACATAGCCTGGTAAGTCAGCTAAGATTGTGCTACAATGTAACGTGATTGAGGAAGTTGCGCGATGAGCACCATTCATGTCCAGAAGTTGATAAATGTTGAAGATACCAAACGACAAGTTTAAGAGTAGTGAATGCGATGTTTGAGATTCTGACCGTATGCTTTTATGGTAATTTGTAGGTCAGAAGAAACCGCAGCCCGCTTTGTTTAGTAGTCGTGATTGAGATACTGGATCGCCAATTTGGACATCTAACTGGTATTTTACCAATTTAAACGCAACGCAGGAATGCTGGAATATAGTGCTTATCTATGCGGGTACACATTCTTTACAACTAATACACAATTTGGCATTTTTTACATTTGCTgctgattttattttcatttatttacggTGGTAATATTTGCGGGAACGtgttaaataagtatttaatgCCAGAGCACTCGCCACCTGTCATAGTCGCATTACTTGGTACGAGTACAGAGGCAGTCTCACCTATTGGTGCTAAAATGGTAACTCAAAGTGAATGGATAATATCTATATTGCTTCTGAACTTTTAATAAGATTGGATTCGTTCTTGGTTAAGTCTTTGATTGATTTGCAAATGTCCATATCCAACTGAATATTAGGATACCTACTATAACCCAATAATACCCCAACGCGGATGGTGCTACCGCCCCTTTTGACACCAAGTCGAAACCTGAATTAGTTCCTACTACTATGGTTTTCTGTCGTTCAAAACGAAATGCTTTACATTTTTCTGTGACAAAACTCATACACACTACCTGAAAGCttagatacaaaattttatatttttccagATTGAATATGATTGGATTGATTGGACACGGAGATCTTTCATACTAAAAGTCGTTGGTATTACATAAGTATATGCCTAATTTTGAAATATCCTGACAATTTTTCCACGCAAAGTAATCTCTATAATATTTTACGCACGCGTTCATATTATTTACGAATATTTTCGCTCGAAGCCTCCGCGTGCGTATAACGACGGTCCCGGGTGACTCTAAATTAATTTCCTTATTTAGATATATGGACGTATGTTGCGGTGGGACTCTTCTACTCTCTTATTTAACTGAACTAGGCACAGCCTTCGATTTGGTTCATACATATTCAAAGAAATTGCTATTAATATATCGAAAAAACTTTAGTCTTATTAAAAACTGCtaagttaataattttaaatattaattgctCATGTCAATTAGTTGTTagaaaatttattgtttatacaTAATTTTGGCATAAAACATTTAGGTTCGTGTTTTTAATCAACCCCGGGTAGACCTTCAGAAGATGTAAAGTTCCCTTCAGAaattgtacaacaaataaaataaacacgagACTAAgccattttgtttctttttgtagaAACAGAAGCGGCGCAATTTCATGaaatcaatttatatttttgtcacGCAAAATACATGAACATATTCTTGGTGCTCTCGTTTTTTCTGTTGACGATAATTGTATATAGAAAATGAGAAAATGAGCTAAGGGAATTGAGTAATTGAATAAAATGCATTTCCTTGTGGTAAATTGAACAATAATTTCGAATAAGAAACGAACTATTATGTACAGGAATATAGTATCTATTAAGACTTTTCTTTTcgctttattattaaattatagctcACAGTGATTAATAACTTAAATGTGACCATTATCCTGATATTATTTCATTCACGCAAATATAGATCATAAAATCTATTGAAAGACTACACTTTTCGGTTAGGAGAGATAATGGCTAAATAGGATTAACCGACAAAGTAAAAAGTTATCGTAATTGTGCGAAGTTTTTTAGAAGGTAAtacttatttcattttataagaACTTGATGGATTTTCAACAGTTTCAACTAACTCAAAAGTTTACACTGTTTATTTCTGACGAGTAACACTCTAAGAGAAACAATTAATCGTGAACTTCGGAGAAGCGAAAATGTCTACCGATGGATTCAAAAGGATTAATGAAGATGTATCTAAAAAGTTTGGGGTATACGTTAAATTTTCCGTTTTCTTCAAGTTCGTGCTAATTTTGCATATGGCAACAACGGCAATACCAAAGGCATAGTTAAAATGCTTTGAAGTACACtcgactggtggtagggcgttttatAAGCCCACATCGATAGGCAAAATCACCCTGCGCGTTTCTATCGCGAAACAGTAAAGCACAATCAAGACTGAGCCCACGTTTCAAGGTGAGTGATGGATTTATCATTATGATATCTGTTGTTCGGTAACTACTCGGGTACAGAGGCGCCTGGTACTCGTCGGTCCGGTGGGAAAGCGGCCCAAGGTAGCTCCTCTGCGGTGCCTGTGTTGTCTCTCCGGAGAcgacgtccttcgggattttcccggagatACAATCCCGTCCTATCaccaggacgggtaccggcgaaggcggactttcgacgcgcactgcggtaccgtaggtttcgtctagacggtgtggtggagctcgatggggtttagtcggtagtcggtttggCGGGGTGGGTCCCTCACGTGCCTTCCTCAAAGCGTAGTCTCCTGGAAGGAATTGGAGGGGGAAGAGGACGTCGGTCTTTCTCTTCTCCCttttcttctctggaggcgccggagtccgacttAACCCGGTCTGTTACCTTCCACGACCGGGTATCCGCAAACGGATTCCTCAGCTTTAAAAAAAGGTCCGGTAGCTACTCAACACAATATTGGCCGAGAACTTATTATCCCATATTTAAAAAAGCGAAATACAGTCACAATAGGGCACGACTGAAGAAGGAGGAAAGTTTCAGTCTGAGTCTTCAATCTAGTTTGTACATACAAACTAAAATTTCAAGAAGGCATTACTAAATGATTCAGTGGCTTTTCCTTATTGATTACCTCATGACTGGTATTGTAAATTAACAGAAACAAATTTGTAGTtcataaacatttattaatatattaatcatTTTCCATATTCCATTACAAGTAATAAGTAAATTATCATATTCCGTTTTCAGGAACGTACAATAAGAAGCTACGTATAGAAGATTTCTACTAGGCTGCAATACCATACATATCTATACCCCCTGTACGAGAGTCGCATACATTCAAAATTccattattttatatgtattatgtattgaCATTAAATAGATATTAAGAACCTAAGTTGCCAATCGCAAATACATGTGACGATGTTATCCAAAGGCGTGTTTCTTCACCAAGTTTCATTTAAATCGATATTCACTTATAGACTAAAACATTTAtgattatttagtttttttttctattttgtaatGTCATCTACTTCCTATTGACATAAGTTTACCACCAATATTTAGCTTCTACTGATTTACTCAACTACTGTTAGCTTACTTAactctacatacatacatatgataGAATAGTGGAACTGCCTCCGAGCTTGCGAATCTTCAAGGAAAACGGAAACAGgagtaaagaaaataataagacTCCTCGCCGGGGGCAGTTGCCGGGGTCTGTTTGACCGAGTACAAGCGTCAGGGCGTACTGATTGGGCAATAAGGCTGGGTGATTGCCCAACCACGTAAGCGGACACTCGATCAACCAGAGCAAGCGCGAATTAACAAAACGAAAACAACAATTAAACCgaatttcattttcaaaatttttgtacatttataagtgttccaaaaatatttcaaaactaaaatataagtccctgttttttaatttgaatttaactAAATTGAACTGCTTAAATAATTAAGGACTATGTGAAGGAATAGAACGGGAAAATAAGAACGCAACGGGTCCGTTTTGTGTTGGCGAATGTTGTGGCTTCCGGTGGAGCGGCGGTCAAGTCGGCTGGCTGGAGTTGGTCGCCGCTTCAGAGGAGCTCCGGTCGTTGTCTCCTACCCCCACTTCTGGAAGAGCCCCATGCGCTGGCAGCGGCAGTTAGAGCCCCAGAGGTTACAGCGGCAGGAGGACGAGTGGCAGCAGTCGCCCGGTCGATGGTCGCAGTTGCCGCCGCGCCGCACACAGGCACGCCTGAAAACGTAGATCAGCGACGATCGTCTGAAACCACATCACGGAATTGCTAGCCTAAGTTCGTGTTCGTGCTTCGGGAAATGTGCCGATGGGGTGCATGCTTTTAATCAAACGTAAACATAACACAAAGtagaaaaaacaataaacacaaaaaaacagTCGTGTTTTATTAACTTTTCTCAACTAATAAACGTTGTAAACTAAACGGGTAATAAAAGTTATTACATTTATCATATACAAGGACGTTTGTCACGTGTTGGTGCGATAACATAATTTGCACATAAAACACGGCTGAACAAAGataattatctatttaaatatatgtatttcttcTGTGCGCATGTTAGTCATTGAACTGATCTTGTTCTGTTTTTTGAACAGGTCTctatttaatttagatttttaattcAATCTGGTAGGTGGCGTCGAGGCGatctgtgttttatttatttatttttaaagcctGACAACATCTGCGTCTACTACTAATGTGTacattataaacaaataatgcATTCCTTTACCTGCGATAACTAATTGTTACTCCCGTTTCTTTTGGACTAgtaggaatataaaaaaaaagactcacTTCCCTACATCCTGTAACAACTGCAAATCGGCTGGATCCTCCCCGTAGTCAGGCAAGTTCACTTCCAGATCATCGTCTCCTGTTAAATATTGCATTTAAGTGTAAGTTAAGCAAAGCTTAATAATAAGGCCGGCAATATTATGATAGTGATTTATTATGTTAAGTCTTGAGGTTGAGGTCTCTTGTTGAGGTTGGAGATGACTGGTTCGCAGAAATAGGCCGCAAGGATGACACGAACAGAAAGCGATTCGAATACAATTGGCAATAATTATGGCATAGCATGCATTTTAGGACAATGTCGCCGCGGTACCAGCTGATTCAAACATGattaattatcataaaataattatttttattttcatgatgaTTTCCTCGGTAAACAGTTGTAggcttaattattaattaaataattagtattcgactttaaagtattattttgtCAACATTGGCTGCTTGCAACACTTTGCTGCCGATTTTCGGAGATAAAATTGCAAATAGAAACTTTGatcgtttaaaaattaaaaacatatcaatgctttgttttattgcttttgttttactAAAACTTTCCAGTTTGAAAATAACTACACTCTTAGAAGTTCGCCTTGTGATACCTATATAATTATGACATTGTAAGACTTTGTGAGCTACAGCACAGAACCGATGACCAGATTAATCTTAATCATTGCCCTGCTTTATTTCCGATAGATATAATGACGCGTAAAACAGCATCCAGTCAGAATTAGGGAATCACCGTTACATGACTTTGCCTTATGGGCAGTTATTTATGGTTTGCTtgtaaatacacattttttttccagTTTATATTAAAGTAGTTATTTGTTCTCCGACTCATGTGAAGGTTAtactgtgttattttatttgtacagcAAAATTTCTCGTTAAAATAAACTTTGTCAGCTAAGCTTGAAGAGTAAAGGCAATGCGGAGAACAATGAACCTGCACGGACCAAAGCTAGTATGTTCTATGTTCAGTTTTATGGGTACCAAAAAGTTCACACGATACAAGAGCAAATAACTATACTATGTTGCACTTTATTTGGTATactggtagagttaacattgttatttatattttgacattcaacaagtgtgttatgctgacatctaagttgaaataaatgattttgaatttgaatttgaatttcaggaAACAAAAATAACCATTTCTATATTAAATGATGCGCgttcgataaataaatatttattctctCCTCAAGTTGTTGACATCATTACATTTTATAAGCAACTCGGTAACAAATATTTACAGTCACCGGATTACGTTTATCTTTCTCAATGAGTTGATTTTGTTTTACTGTTTTTCATCGAAATGTTAGAGTTACTTGATTTATGGTTGTACTTGGAGTTTCCCCGTTAAATTCTCTTCGTAATATCCCGAAGAAGGAATTTTATCGTATTTAAACGAAGGATTGAGATCGTTGAAATAACTTTGAACGCTTTGAGATAATCTCAAGTCAAAATATTTAAGCGTTGTTGAGAATCAAAGAGTAAATAAAATTGCTTCCTCataatgtaaatgtttttaaGGGCCGAataatgtaaatgtttttaCGGGGGCTAATTagctaactttttatttatttaccataGTTGCCTAGTTGAGTTCACAGTCATTACAAtcctaatgttaatttaaatcgTTTTGTGAGGTTCACgtctaattttattgtaatactagctgtacccgtccccttcgctgggcatttaaaattaccattattatttctcacccccacagattctcatcattaacgccccttcaactggtgtagggaggccaacactcatataaatattagcctatccattaagtacatgtattttctacatggataccaagtttcaagtcaatcggatgcatggttcagtatttataacaaaatatccgtaaaaaccactgtagatttatatattagtatagattaacttGAAATAACCTTAGAGCTTTGTTACCTAACTCTAAATAACAGAAAAGCAAAATGTTGTCAAACCATTTTGATATTGGAAAAATAATGGATATGAATAACCATCCTGCTATGACTGTTGCGAAGGAGTTATTTGTGTTCCAGTTCGAAGGGTGAGACAGACGTTAACAGTAGTCTCCGCCTCATGCTTCAAAACGGGCAGCGgcgttttgatgtctatgggtctaATATCACACGAGCCCTACGCTTGTCCACTAATCTCCCAAGATAAgcctgcgtttttttttattgcttagatggatggacgagctcacagcccacctggtgttaagtggctactggaacccatagacatctacaacgtaaatgcgccacccaccttaatataatagagatataagttctaaggtctcaagtatagttacaacagctgccccacccttcaacccgaacgCATttcggcttcacggcagaaataggcagggtggtggtacctacccgcgcggactcacaagaggtcctaccaccagtaaagagttgTTGCCTGTGCCAGTAAAAAGCTAAACAGCGCGTCGTATTTGTCCCGGATGTGACGTTAGAAGATTCCACTCACCGGGATCAATATAAGAGGCATGAGCCCATTCTGCTAGCAGGACGACCGCAAGCGCCAGAAGAAAGGCGCCGGCGCGCGGCATGTTGCCTACGCACCTTCCGCTGCTTTCCTACAACAAACACAACAACACATCAACTTTTAATCATCTActtcaatgtttatttatttttattgcttagattgttggacgagttcacagcccacctgatgttaagtggttactggagcccatagacatctacaacgtaaatgcgccacccaccttgagatataagttctaagttctcagtatagttacaacggctaccccacctttcaaatcgaaacgcttcacggtagaaatatgtAGGGTGGTGTTACCGttcccgtgtggactcacaagaggtacacATACCATcagtaagaaagaaaaaaaaatacatcaactTCTGTTCATGATAGCCTGTGATCTATATCTGAGATATACTATTTTAAACCCAACCATAAATCACTGGTAGGCACGAATTGCGGGAACCCTGGCCGATGTAGTTCACGTTTCCGGAAGGCGAATTGTCTTGGACTCCGTAGACAACTTAATCAGAAGACTATAGACGGCGCAGGAATATGTTTTCTGAGTTCCCTCCTGGCAAAGCGTGGAACAGCGAAATCTGAAATGGCGCTTAGCGACAGACTGAGAAGAGTTGACGTCAAAAGGAACACAAACATGATGCCCAGCGTATCATTTGCAAATATGAAATGCGACCAACGTTTTGAGCGACCTATGTGATAGTGCCTATAATAATTACGGCAAAACTACCATTCTGCACATTTATTTTGCGAAGCCGTCATGCCGGCCTCAAGGATGTGACAGTCGTTATTAGACAATACAGTTGAGAATTTGCCACAATGTCTCAAGATGGTTTGTGAGCTACTGGAAAAAACAAAGAGGTAGAGTGAAGCCTACTCTAACCTTCCCAggttaaagtaaataaatctaAGAACCTAAGCTAACAGCCATCTTAATTTGGCCTAATTGCCGAACATTTCTAAGGAGGTCAAACGTCAGGTCCACAGCCAcagactatattttttataacaagtcatattaaaactatttattatataactgCTTAATGTGCCATCTTACAGGAAAGGGCAACAAAAACTTCGTGTTAAGTTTTccaaaaactatatattttcaGTACTTTCCGTATTTACGTAGTTCACGTACAAGGACACAGTAACGCTTTCACAGTAATACAGCTTAACGTCACTCAACTGTGTTACTGTCCCACCAAGAACTATAAAATGTGAGTCACGTGTCTTCTCAATTGTAGCTTTATGGCCACTTGGATTCAAGTAGTGCGTCGTACCGTGGCCTTATTCGtaaattggttttattttacttaGTAACTAAGTCGACCTTGAATACACGAAAGCTACCGAAAAGGGCAAGATAACCGGAA contains these protein-coding regions:
- the LOC101744163 gene encoding uncharacterized protein LOC101744163 isoform X1; the protein is MNFSQIDLYFSTHYFLFALSTLGFLKESSGRCVGNMPRAGAFLLALAVVLLAEWAHASYIDPGDDDLEVNLPDYGEDPADLQLLQDVGKRSSLIYVFRRACVRRGGNCDHRPGDCCHSSSCRCNLWGSNCRCQRMGLFQKWG
- the LOC101744163 gene encoding uncharacterized protein LOC101744163 isoform X2 → MNQGYTSNSTRVGTLSNCRATSESSGRCVGNMPRAGAFLLALAVVLLAEWAHASYIDPGDDDLEVNLPDYGEDPADLQLLQDVGKRSSLIYVFRRACVRRGGNCDHRPGDCCHSSSCRCNLWGSNCRCQRMGLFQKWG
- the LOC101744163 gene encoding uncharacterized protein LOC101744163 isoform X4 → MESSGRCVGNMPRAGAFLLALAVVLLAEWAHASYIDPGDDDLEVNLPDYGEDPADLQLLQDVGKRSSLIYVFRRACVRRGGNCDHRPGDCCHSSSCRCNLWGSNCRCQRMGLFQKWG
- the LOC101744163 gene encoding uncharacterized protein LOC101744163 isoform X3, coding for MNFSQIDLYFSTHYFLFALSTLGFLKESSGRCVGNMPRAGAFLLALAVVLLAEWAHASYIDPGDDDLEVNLPDYGEDPADLQLLQDVGKRACVRRGGNCDHRPGDCCHSSSCRCNLWGSNCRCQRMGLFQKWG
- the LOC101744163 gene encoding U8-agatoxin-Ao1a isoform X7; the protein is MPRAGAFLLALAVVLLAEWAHASYIDPGDDDLEVNLPDYGEDPADLQLLQDVGKRSSLIYVFRRACVRRGGNCDHRPGDCCHSSSCRCNLWGSNCRCQRMGLFQKWG
- the LOC101744163 gene encoding U8-agatoxin-Ao1a isoform X6; its protein translation is MESSGRCVGNMPRAGAFLLALAVVLLAEWAHASYIDPGDDDLEVNLPDYGEDPADLQLLQDVGKRACVRRGGNCDHRPGDCCHSSSCRCNLWGSNCRCQRMGLFQKWG
- the LOC101744163 gene encoding uncharacterized protein LOC101744163 isoform X5, producing MESSGRCVGNMPRAGAFLLALAVVLLAEWAHASYIDPGDDDLEVNLPDYGEDPADLQLLQDVGKRSSLIYVFRRACVRRGGNCDHRPGDCCHSSSCRCNLWGSNCRCQRMGLFQKWG
- the LOC101744163 gene encoding U8-agatoxin-Ao1a isoform X8; translation: MPRAGAFLLALAVVLLAEWAHASYIDPGDDDLEVNLPDYGEDPADLQLLQDVGKRACVRRGGNCDHRPGDCCHSSSCRCNLWGSNCRCQRMGLFQKWG